A region of the Mesoterricola sediminis genome:
GGGGGACGATCCCCGCCTCGCCCTCATCCACCGGCTCCGCGGCCACAAGCGGGACCGGCTGCCCTGGGACGAGCGCCTCATGGTGGCCCTCAGCCACCCCATGAATGAATTTCCCACCATCGGGGTTACCGAGCGCACGCTCGGAGAGCAGCTCGAGCAGTGGAGCGAGGGCGCCCGGGTCCAGTGGATCCGGCCGAGCCTCAAGCTGGAGGCGCCCCCGGTGCCCCCCGGCAAGGACGCCATCCAGGAAGCCGACCGCCTGTCCGAAGCGGGCTGGATCCTCCGGGTGGGCCTGGAGACCCAGGACGGGGACGAGATCCCCGTGGCCCGGCTCTGGGCCTCGTCCACGGAGCCGGAGGTCCTGGAGGCCCGCAAGGTCCTCCTCCGGGGCCTGGCCCGGGCCGTGCCCTTCTTCCCGCCCCTGGGCGGGGCCCTCGCGGGCAAACAACCGGATGACCTTCCCCTCCTGCCCGCCGAGGCCTGGCAGTTCCTGACCAAAGGCGCCACCCAGCTCAAGGAGGCGGGTTTCCTCGTCCACATCCCCGAAGCCCTGGCCGAGTTCGGCGGCGCCCGCCGCCTCCGCGCCAAGGTGAAGCTGGGCGCCCGTCGACTCGATGGGGGCGCCGGGGCCGGGCCCGCCGCCCAGGAGGGCCTGGAGGGGGCCGTGTCCGCGGATTGGTCCCTCATGCTGGGCGACGACACCCTGGACCTCCAGGACTTCGCCCAGATGGCCAGCCTGAAGCACCCGCTCGTGGCCTGGAAGGGCAAGTGGGTGGCCCTGGATCCGGAGACCCTCAAGCAGATCACCCAGGTCATCCAGGCCAGCCGCGGCGCCGGCTTCGAGAGCATGAGCAAGGGGGAGGCGCTGGCCGCAGCCCTCACCGGCAGCGCGCACATCCCCGGCGTCTCCGAGGCCATCGAGGTCGAGGTCGCGGGCGATTTCGGCGCGGCCCTGGAGGATCTCAAGGTCCTGCCCGACAAGCCCATCACCCAGCCCGCGGCCTTCAAGGGCCAGCTCCGCCCGTACCAGCTCCGGGGCCTCGCCTGGCTCGAGGGGCTCTGCCGGCTCGGCCTGGGCGGCATCCTCGCCGACGACATGGGCCTGGGCAAGACCATCGAGGTCCTCGCCCTCCTCCTGCATCGCCAGCAGCGCGATCCCCACGCCGGGGACCCGACCCTGCTGGTGTGCCCCACCTCCCTCCTGGGCAACTGGGAGCGCGAGATCGCCAAGTTCGCCCCGACCCTGCCCTTCTTCGTCCACCACGGCAACAACCGGGACAGCCTGCCGAAGCACTTCAAGCCCCACACCATCGTCCTCACCACGTACGGCGTCGTCCGGCGGGAGGAGGACGTGTTCGCGGCCCGCAACTGGTCCATGGTGGTCGTCGACGAGGCCCAGGCCATCAAGAACCCCGGCTCCCACCAGGCCAAGGCCGTCCGGAAGCTGCGGGCGCCCTTCAAGCTGGCCCTCACCGGCACGCCCATCGAGAACCGCCTGCTGGAGCTCTGGTCGATCCTCGCCTTCGCCCTGCCCGGCTACCTCGGGAACGAAGGCCGGTTCAAGGACCAGTTCGCCGCCCCCATCGAGAAGTACCGGGACCCCGACGCCGCCCTGGAGCTGCGCCAGCGGGTCGGGCCCTTCATCCTCCGCCGCCTGAAGACGGACCGGTCCATCATCCAGGACCTCCCCGACAAGCAGGAGATGAAGGTCTACACCCAGCTCTCCCGCGAACAGGCCCTCCTGTACCAGGGCCGGGTCGAGCAGATGGAGAAGGACCTCCAGGCCGCCCAGGGCATCGAGCGGCGCGGGCGCATCCTCGCCCTCCTCACCCACCTCAAGCAGATCTGCAACCACCCGAGCCAGTTCCTCAAGCAGACCGGCCCCTACAAGGGCCGCAGCGGCAAGCTCGAACGCCTCACCGAGATGCTCGAGGAGGTGCTCGCGAGCGGAGAACGGGCCCTGGTCTTCACCCAATTCAAGGAGATGGGGGACCGCCTCCAGGTCCACCTGGCGGAGGTGCTCGGCTTCGAGCCCCCCTTCCTCCATGGCGGGACCACCCGGGAGCAGCGCGACGAGATGGTCCGCACCTTCCAGGAGGACGCCGACGCGCCGCCCATCATGCTCCTCTCCCTCAAGGCCGGCGGCGTCGGCCTGAACCTCACCGCGGCCACCCACGTCTTCCACTTCGACCGCTGGTGGAACCCCGCCGTGGAGGACCAGGCGACGGACCGGACCTACCGCATCGGCCAGTCCCGGAACGTCCAGGTCCACAAGCTCATCACCATGGGGACCCTGGAGGAGAAGATCGACGCGCTGCTGGAATCCAAGCGGGATCTGGCGGACCGGGTCGTCGGCACGGGGGAGGGCTGGCTCACCGAGCTGGACGACGACGCCCTGCGGCGCCTCGTCATCCTGGAGCCCGACGCCGACATCATGGGCGAGGACGAATCGGGCAACGGCTCCTCCGATGAGGGCGCGCCCCCCCGGGGGGACGACGGCGTCACGGAAGAGACCCTCGAGGACCTCCTCCCCGCCCGCACCCGCACTCCGGTCCGGCGCAAGCCCAAGACCGCCGCCAGGAAGGGGGTGCTGTCGTGAACACCCTGAGCGAGCGTTTCGGCACCACGTGGTGGGGCCGCCTCTGGATCCACGCCCTGGAGCAGCTGGGCGACGACTTCGAGAACCGCCTGCCCCGCGGGAAGAAGTACGCCGAGGAGGGCGCGGTGAGCCACTTCACCGTCAGCCCCGGCGAGATCCAGGCCAAGGTCCACGGCCGCAAGACCTACAACGTCACCCTCGGCCTGCCGGCCCTCAGCGCCACCCAGTGGGAGAAGGCCCTCGAGCGGATCCACGCCGAAAGCCGGTTCGTGGCCTCCCTCCTGGCCGGCGAGATGCCCCAGGGCCTGGACGAGACCTTCCGCGAGGCCGGGGCCAGCCTCTACCCCCGGGTGCCGAAGGAGCTCCAGACGCACTGCGACTGCCCCGACTGGGCGAACCCCTGCAAGCACGTGGCCGCGGTGTGCTACATCATGGCCGAGGCCCTGGACCGGGACCCCTGGCTCCTCTTCGACCTGCGCGGCCGGACCCGGGAAGAGGTCCTGGAGGCCCTGCAGGCCCGCGTCGAGCCCGCCCAGCCCGCCCCCCGCAAGCGCGGGAGGCCGCGGAAGGAGGTCTCCGTCGTGGACCTGCTGGCCCGGCGTCACGAGATGGCCGAACCCTGGCTCCGCATGGACGAGGCCGTCTACGACGCCCCCAGGGCCGCGATCCCCGAGATCCCCATCCCCCGCGCCATCCCCCCGGATCCCTCCGTGTTCATCCAGCTGGGCCCCCTCCCCCACGCCCGGATCGAGACCAGCCTCTGCCTCGCGGCCCTCATGCACCGCACCGCCCAGGTCGTCCAGATCCAGATCGAGGAAGGGGTTGGTAACATGGAGGAGCCCGAGGGCGCGCCCCCCGAGCAGGGCCAGGCGCCCTCCCCCTTCGAAACGCCCATGCCCCCGCCCTCGAGCTCCAAGTCATGGCGCCACAACAAGAAGCGCCGCTGGGGCAAGGGCTGAGACCGGAACAAAGGAGCCGCCATGAAGACCATCTCCACCTCCAGCGCCCCCGGCGCCATCGGTCCCTACTCCCAGGCCAAGGTCTGCGGAGGGTTCCTCTTCACCGCCGGCCAGATCCCCCTCGTCCCCGGGACCGCCGACCTGATCGCCGGCGGCATCGAGGCCCAGACCGAGCAGGTCATCCGGAACCTGGACGCGGTGATGGCCGCCGCAGGCACGGACTGGAGCCGGGTCGTCAAGACCACGGTCTTCCTCACGGACATGGGCGAATTCGCGGCCTTCAACGCGGTGTACGAGCGGATGCTGGGCGGCGCGAAGCCGGCCCGCAGCACCGTCCAGGTCGCCGCCCTTCCCAAGGGCGCCCGCGTGGAGATCGAGCTGGTCGCCGAGGCCGGCGCCGATGCGTGACAAGCGCGTCTACGACAGCATCCTGGACGTCATCGGGAACACCCCCCTCGTGCGGCTCCACCGCATCACGGCCGGCATGCCCTTCCCCGTCTGGGCCAAGCTGGAATTCCTCAACCCCATGGGGAGCAGCAAGGACCGCATCGCCAAGTACCTGGTCGAGCAGGCCGAACGCACGGGCCGCCTGCACCCCGGCGACTGCATCCTCGAGAACTCCTCGGGCAACACGGCCATGGGCCTGGCCCTCATGGCCATCCAGAAGGGCTATCGCCTGAAGGCGGTCGTCCGGGACCGC
Encoded here:
- a CDS encoding DEAD/DEAH box helicase, which gives rise to MARPILQYRPLDRGFLLCLPGEGGSHAWQRTLRSLPGNLHGRDRLTPARARLFLPDSTLVDTHTVPLRWQRALPWLASMPTDPERVGGSLAFWASALRLLQSLVLRGALLPQLDTRGNPWRATWGISLTSPADRQALDALLKAMPPSVLAFPEADGWIFTKGLALGTLDTEEVDDDLAQPPGAAFVLRAFLEDGADFLVRFVAGSLRQGDDPRLALIHRLRGHKRDRLPWDERLMVALSHPMNEFPTIGVTERTLGEQLEQWSEGARVQWIRPSLKLEAPPVPPGKDAIQEADRLSEAGWILRVGLETQDGDEIPVARLWASSTEPEVLEARKVLLRGLARAVPFFPPLGGALAGKQPDDLPLLPAEAWQFLTKGATQLKEAGFLVHIPEALAEFGGARRLRAKVKLGARRLDGGAGAGPAAQEGLEGAVSADWSLMLGDDTLDLQDFAQMASLKHPLVAWKGKWVALDPETLKQITQVIQASRGAGFESMSKGEALAAALTGSAHIPGVSEAIEVEVAGDFGAALEDLKVLPDKPITQPAAFKGQLRPYQLRGLAWLEGLCRLGLGGILADDMGLGKTIEVLALLLHRQQRDPHAGDPTLLVCPTSLLGNWEREIAKFAPTLPFFVHHGNNRDSLPKHFKPHTIVLTTYGVVRREEDVFAARNWSMVVVDEAQAIKNPGSHQAKAVRKLRAPFKLALTGTPIENRLLELWSILAFALPGYLGNEGRFKDQFAAPIEKYRDPDAALELRQRVGPFILRRLKTDRSIIQDLPDKQEMKVYTQLSREQALLYQGRVEQMEKDLQAAQGIERRGRILALLTHLKQICNHPSQFLKQTGPYKGRSGKLERLTEMLEEVLASGERALVFTQFKEMGDRLQVHLAEVLGFEPPFLHGGTTREQRDEMVRTFQEDADAPPIMLLSLKAGGVGLNLTAATHVFHFDRWWNPAVEDQATDRTYRIGQSRNVQVHKLITMGTLEEKIDALLESKRDLADRVVGTGEGWLTELDDDALRRLVILEPDADIMGEDESGNGSSDEGAPPRGDDGVTEETLEDLLPARTRTPVRRKPKTAARKGVLS
- a CDS encoding RidA family protein, whose protein sequence is MKTISTSSAPGAIGPYSQAKVCGGFLFTAGQIPLVPGTADLIAGGIEAQTEQVIRNLDAVMAAAGTDWSRVVKTTVFLTDMGEFAAFNAVYERMLGGAKPARSTVQVAALPKGARVEIELVAEAGADA
- a CDS encoding SWIM zinc finger family protein, with the protein product MNTLSERFGTTWWGRLWIHALEQLGDDFENRLPRGKKYAEEGAVSHFTVSPGEIQAKVHGRKTYNVTLGLPALSATQWEKALERIHAESRFVASLLAGEMPQGLDETFREAGASLYPRVPKELQTHCDCPDWANPCKHVAAVCYIMAEALDRDPWLLFDLRGRTREEVLEALQARVEPAQPAPRKRGRPRKEVSVVDLLARRHEMAEPWLRMDEAVYDAPRAAIPEIPIPRAIPPDPSVFIQLGPLPHARIETSLCLAALMHRTAQVVQIQIEEGVGNMEEPEGAPPEQGQAPSPFETPMPPPSSSKSWRHNKKRRWGKG